The Armatimonadota bacterium genomic sequence CTTTGCCGTCGCCAAGCGGACACTGTCGACGCGGCTCATCTGCCCCGCACCCACGCCGACCACCTCGCGCCCCCGTGCGAGCACGATCGCGTTGGACTTGGTGTGCTTGCACACTGCCCAGGCAAAGTGCAGATCCTCCCACTCCGAGGACGTCGGGTGGCGTGACGTCACGACCCGCAGCGCGGCCGGGTCTAGCAGCCGGGCGTCGGGTTCCTGGACGAGGACGCCCCCTCCGACGCTGCGGATCTGCAGGCCCGCAGACGAAGACAGCTCGCCGACGGCGAGCAGCCTCAGGTTCTTCTTCGCACGAAGCACCTCCAACGCCTCGGCCTCGAAGGCCGGCGCCACGACGACCTCCAAGAACACCTCTCGCATGGCCTGCGCGGTGGCGGCGTCGACAGGACGGTTGCAGGCGACCACCCCGCCGAACGCCGACACCGGGTCGCCCCGCAGGGCTCCCTTGAACGCCTCTACGAGGCTGGCAGCGACGGCGCACCCGCAGGGGTTGGTGTGTTTGACGACGACGCAGGCGGGTTCGCCGAACTCGCTCACCGCGCCCAGCGCGGCGTCGGCGTCGAGGATGTTGTTGTAAGACAATGGCTTGCCGCTTAGCTGGTCGGCGGTCGCGAGCCCGCCGCGTTCGTGGGGATCGCGATAGAATGCCGCCGCCTGGTGGGGGTTTTCGCCATACCACAAATCCGCGACCTTCGTCCAGCCCACGACCAGCGCGGGCGGAAACGGCCCCAGATCCAGCCGATCCGCCAACGCCCGCGCGATGGCTGTGTCGTAGAGCGCGGTGCGCGAGAACGCTTCCGCGGCGAGGCGGTAGCGGGTCTGCTGGCTCGTCGTGCCGTGGGCTCGGATCTCGGCGAGCACCGTCGGGTACTGCGATGGGTCGGTGACCACGGTGACCCGCTCGCAGTTCTTCGCCGCGGCCCGGATCATCGCGGGCCCGCCGACGTCGATTTGCTCGACCATCTCCTCCCACGGAACGCCCCGGCGCGCCGCACCCTCGAAGTCGTACAGATTGACCGCCACCAGGTCGATCGTCTCGATGCCGTGCGCGGCGAGCTGGCTCAGGTGGCCGTCGGTCGGCCTGGCCAGGATGCCGGCGTGGATGGCGGGATGGAGCGTCTTGACCCGGCCTTCGAGGATCTCAGGGAAGTTCGTGACGTCACAGACCTGCCTGACGGGGAGCCCGGCGTGGCGGAGCGCAGCCGCGGTCCCGCCCGTGGATACGATCTCGAACTCCACATCGACCAACCCTTGGGCGAACTCCACCAGACCGGTCTTGTCGGTGACGCTGATCAGCGCGCGTCTGCTCAAGGCAAAACCCTCCGCTGCGTGACGATTTCAGGTGGTCGCCGCGCGCACTCGCCGCGCGACGATCCGAATCGCCTCCGGGTAGATCCGGTGCTCCTGGGCGGCCACGCGCCGGGCGAGGCTGGCCGCGGTGTCGTCCGGCAGCACCGGAACCGTCGCCTGGAGGATTACGGGACCGGCATCGACGTCGGCGGTGACGAAGTGAACGGTGCAGCCGCTGTGGGTGACACCGGATGCGAGCACCGCGCGGTGCACACGCTCGCCGTACATCCCCTTTCCCCCGAAAGTTGGCAGCAAAGCAGGGTGGATGTTCAGGATGCGGCCGCAGAACCGCTCGACGAACACCGGCGACAGGATGCGCAGGAAGCCCGCCAGGCAGACGACTTCGACCGCGTGCCGCTCCAGGATCTCGGTGATTCGCTCCTCGAACGACGCCCGATCCGAGAAAGCCTCCCGTGGGACGACGTACGCGCCGACGCCTGCGCGGCGCGCCCTCGTCAACGCGTAGGCACCCGGACGGTCGGAGACGACGACGACCACCTCCGCCGGAAAGTCCGGGTCGGTCGAGGCGTCCAGGATCGCCTGCAGGTTGGTCCCGTTGCCGGAAACCAGCACGCCCAGGCGAACGCGACCTTCGGGCTCTTCGGGACGGCGGTCCTGCGTGAAAGGTTCGGGGGCGGTACGGTCCACCGCGTCACCCCGCGTCGTACGGGTGGAAGATCTCGACGCCTCGGACGCCTCTTCTCACCTCGCCGATGGGAAACGGCCGCTCGCCGTGGGCGGCGAAGAATTCCGCGACGGTGTCCGCGTCCGCCGGTCGCACCACCACCACGAGCCCGACGCCCATGTTGAACGTGCGGAACATCTCGTCCCTACCGACCGGGCCTGCTCGTGCGATCAACCCGAACAGCGGTGGCACGTCCCACGAAGCACAAACGTGCGCCCGACACCCCTTTGGCAGAATCCGGAAGAGGTTGCCTGGGATGCCGCCTCCCGTGATGTGGGCGGCGCCGGTCAGCGCGCCGCTGAACTCCGCCAAGGCCGCCAGCAGTGCCGGCGCGTAGCAGCGGTGCGGGCGCATCAGCGCTTCGCCCCGCGTCGCGCCCAGCGTCGGCTCGAAGGTGCGCGCATCGCCCTCCTCGCGCAGCAACGCCGCGCGGGCGAGAGTGTACCCGTTCGTGTGCGCCCCGTCAGATGCCAGCCCGATGAGCACGTCGTCGGGGCGGATCGCCCGCCCGTCGAGGATCCGGTCCCGCTCCACGACCCCCACCGCCGTCCCGACGACGTCGTAGGCCCCGGGTTCGTACACTCCGGGCATCTGGGCGGTCTCGCCCCCGACCAGCGCGGCGCCGTAGCGACGGCAAGCATCCGTCATGCCGGCCATCAAGGCCTCGAAGACCTCCGGGAGAAGGTGCGACGCCGCTACGTAGTCGAGGAAAAGCAGCGGCGCGGCGCCCGCGACGGCGAGATCGTTCAGGCAGTGGCTGACGACGTCGTGCCCGATCGTGGCGTGGTCTCCTGTAAGCGTCGCCACTCGCGTCTTGGTCCCCACGCCGTCGATGGAAGCCACCAGCACCGGATCGCGCGCGCTGGGCATCCGGACGAAGCCGCCGAAGTGGCCGATGTCCCCGACGACGTAAGGCGTGAAGGTGGCGCGGATTCGGGAGAGGACCCGCCGGAGGAGTTCCGACTTCTCCTCCGGGTCCACACCGGTCTGTCGGTAGGTCAGTTCCTGCATGAGATGGCACCGGCCCTTGCGATCACCCCGGTTCGGCGGCGGCTGGCTGCTCCAGCGCGGCTCGACCGGCTTCCGCCTCCAGCGGAACGCGGGTGGGGTAGTGGCCGTCCAGGCACGCCATGCACAGCCTGTCGTCGGGCAGGGCCAGCGCGGCCACCAGGCCCCGCTGGCTCAGGTAACCTAGGGAGTCGGCGCCGATCTCGTCCCGGATCGCGTCGACCGAAAGCCGCGAGGCGATGAGCTGCCGGCGGCTGCTCGTGTCCACCCCGTAAAAGCAGGGCCAACGGATGGGCGGCGAGGAGATCCGGACGTGCACCTCACGGGCGCCCGCTTCCCTCAGCGTCCGCACGATCTTCCCGCTGGTCGTCCCCCGCACGATGCTGTCGTCCACCAGGACGACCCGGCGCCCGCGCACCCGCTCCCGAACGGGGTTCAGCTTGACGCGCACGCCCTGGTCCCGCTGGCGTGGGTCGGGGTCGATGAACGTCCGGCCGACGTAACGGTTCTTCACCAGACCCAGCTCAAACGGCAGGCCAGCCCCCTCCGCGTAGCCCAGCGCCGCCGACGTCCCAGAGTCGGGCACGGGGATCACGACGTCGGCTTCGGCGGGATGTTCGCGTGCGAGGATCCGGCCCATCCGAAGCCGGGTCTCGTGCACGTTGCGCCCGGCGATCACCGTGTCCGGCCGGGCGAAGTAGATGTACTCGAACACGCAATGGGCGACCCGGTCCGCAGGCAGGACGGCCTCCGCCCAGAGGTCTTCCCCGGACGCTGCCACCAGTTCGCCGGGCTCGATCTCGCGCACGAAGCTGGCACCGATGTGGTCGAACGCGCACGTCTCCGACGCGATCGCCCAGCCGCCCTCCATCCGCCCCAGGACCAGTGGTCGGATCGCCCGCGCGTCGCGAAATCCGAACAGCACACCGCCGCCGAGCATCACCACCGTGTAGGCACCCTCCAACCGCCGCATCGCGTACCGGATCGCGTCCCGCAACGTCTCCTCAGGCGCCGTGGCGATGGACTGCGCGAGCACCTCGGTGTCGCTGGTGGCAAAGAAGGGCACGCCCCGCGCTTCAAGATCCGCGCGCAGGGCAGCCGCGTTGGTGAGGTTGCCGTTGTGTGCGACGGCGATCGCGCCCCACCGTGACGGCACGACGATCGGCTGCGCGTTGGCGAGGACGGCGGATCCCATCGTGGAGTAACGGACGTGGCCCACCCCGAACGACCCGGGCATCGCCCCGAGGCGGGCTTCGTCGAAGACCTGCGCCACCAGCCCCATCCCCTTGTGGACGTGCATCCCGCCGGCATCGCAAGTGGCGATGCCGGCGCTTTCCTGCCCGCGGTGCTGCAACGCCAGCAGCCCGAGGTGGACGTAGGGGGCGGCCTGCCGTCCCGGCACGCTGATGCCGAAGACGCCGCACTCCTCGCGGGGCTTGTCGACACCCCCGATGTTCGCCACGCGGCAGAAGGAGGTCACGACGACGGCTCCCAGGCAGCTCGGAGGTCACCCACCGTCAGGTCCACGACTGCACCCGGCGCCTCGATGCGCAGACGGTCTCCGCCCGTCCACCCGATCGAACGGATCGGCACGCCGTGGGCGGCGCAACACTCGCAGAACGCCTTGTACCGGTCGGGCGCCACCGACACCAGCACGCGCGACGGGCCCTCCGAGAACAGGACGTCGTCCGCCCGGCGGCCCTCGTCGGCCAGCGCACACACCGCACCCACGCCACCGTGCATGCACGCCTCGGCCAGCGCCACGGCGAGCCCGCCGTCGCTGACGTCGTGCGCGGAACGGAGCAGACCGGCCTGTGCGCAGTCGACGAGGAGGTTCACCAGCCGCGCGTGCAGTTCCAGATCCGGCCGCTGCGGGGCGCCGGCCAGTCGTCCGTGCACGACGCGCAGGTACTCGCTCGCGCCCAGACAGACCGCGTGCGAGCCGACCAGGACGATCCAGTCGCCAGGAGCCTGAAACCCCGTCGGCACGGCCTTCGCGACGTCTGCCAGCACGCCCAAGACGGCCACGATCGGCGTCGGGTGGATCGGCTTTTCGCCGGACTCGTTGTACAGGCTGACGTTGCCGCTCACCACCGGCAGGCCGAGCGCACCGCAGGCGTCGGCGATCCCGCGCACCACGCCGTGCATCTCCCACGCTACCTCCGGCCGGCGCGGGCTGCCGAAGTTCAGACCGTCGGTGACGGCGACCGGTCGCGCGCCCGCGCATGCAACGTTGAGAGCGGCCTCGCAGACCGCACGCGCACCACCGGCCCAGGGGTCCAGATGGGCTACCCTGCCGCACCCGTCGACGCTGATCCCAACCCCCAGGGGCGGCGCTTCCTTGATGCGCAGCACGGCGGCGTCCGACCCCGGACCCACCACCGTGTTGATCTGGACCATGTGGTCGTACTGCGTGTACACGGTACGCTTCGAGGCGATGCCCGGCGAGCGCAGCAGCGCCGTCAGCGCCTCGCCTGGATCCGAAGGCGGCAGCGCGTCCAGATCGGCCTCCCGCAGCCGCCGGCGCACTTGGGGCTCGCGCTCCGGCACCGCGTAGGTCGGTGCGTCGGCCAGCGCGGTCGGAGGGATTTCGGCGACGAGCTCGTCGCGGTCGTACACGCGCAGCACCGGTTCGGCGCTCACCTCGCCGATCGTCTCGGCAACGAGCCCCCACCGCCGGTAGATGGCGGCCACCTCTTCCGAGCGGCTGCGTTGGACCACCAGGAGCATGCGCTCCTGAGACTCCGAGAGCATCACCTCCTCGGGGGTCATCCCGGCCTCACGGCGCGGGACGCGATCCACCCAAATCGTCATCCCCACCGCGCCGCGCGCGGCCATCTCCGCGGCGGCGCAGGTCAGGCCTGCGGCGCCCATGTCCTGCAGTGCGACCACGGCGCCGGTCTCCAGCGCTTCGAGGGTCGCCTCGATCAGCAGCTTGCCGGCGAACGGATCGCCGATCTGCACCGCCGCGCGGTCGTCTTGCGCTGCCTGCGCGCCGAGTTCGTCCGATGCGAAGGCCGCGCCCCCGATCCCGTCTCGCCCGGTGCGCGCGCCGACGTACACCACGGCGTTGCCGGGTCCTGCCGCGGCCGATCGCTGCAGCCGGTGCGTGGGCAGCACCCCCACGCACGCAACGTTGACGAGCGGGTTTTCCGTGTAGGCGGGGTCGCAGTGGGTCTCCCCGCCCACCGTCGGAACGCCGATCGCGTTGCCGTAGTGCGCGATCCCGGCCACCACACCGTCGCGCAGCCTGCGGGTGCGCACGTCGTCGAGCGGTCCGAAACGCAGCGAATCCAGCAGCGCCACCGGTCGCGCCCCCATGGCGAGGACGTCTCGGACGATGCCGCCCACACCGGTCGCCGCACCGTGGAACGGGTCCACGGCGCTGGGGTGGTTGTGGCTCTCGATCTTCAGCGCCACGGCGATCCCCGGCGCGATCTCGACCACGCCGGCGTTTCCCCCTGGGCCCTGGAGGACGCGAGGCCCACCCCACGCTCCGGTCGGGGATCCCCCTCCCTGAGGCCCGGGCCCCTGCGGTGCGGCGACAATCCCGAACAGACGCAGGTAGGGCCGCGAGTGCTTGTAGCCGCAGTGCTCCGACCACATCGCTCCGAACATCCACAGTTCCAGCCGGTTGGGGTGACGGCCCAGCCTGCGGACGACCTCCTCGTACTCCGCATCCGACAGCGCCGCGGCGGCGATCGCCTCCTGCGCCCGGTGGCCGGCAAGCACGCGGCTCATCGAGCCTTCTCCCGCCGCGTCCCCGATGCAGCCACCGCGGGCCGAGGAGCACAATCCCCGGAGGCCGTCAGCCACCGCACCATGCTCTCGAAGACCGCGCGGCCGTCTTCGGATCCTAAGACGGCCTCCGTGCACCGCTCGGGGTGCGGCATCAGACCGAGCACGTTCCCTGCGGCGCTGCAGACGCCGGCGATGTTGTGCAGCGCGCCATTCGGGTTGGCGGCCTCCGAGGCGCGCCCGTTTGCATCGACGTAGCGGAAGACGACGCCGCGCCGCGCCTCAAGCGCGGTGAGCGTTAGGGGGTCGGCGAAGTAGTTGCCCTCGCCGTGGGCGATCGGCATCCGGACAACCTGGCCCTCTCCATAATTTAGCGTGAACGGGGTGTCGGATCGCTCCACGCGCACATGCACCCACTCACACCGAAAGGTCGCGGTATGGTTGGGCAGCATCGCACCCGGC encodes the following:
- the purL gene encoding phosphoribosylformylglycinamidine synthase subunit PurL, giving the protein MSRVLAGHRAQEAIAAAALSDAEYEEVVRRLGRHPNRLELWMFGAMWSEHCGYKHSRPYLRLFGIVAAPQGPGPQGGGSPTGAWGGPRVLQGPGGNAGVVEIAPGIAVALKIESHNHPSAVDPFHGAATGVGGIVRDVLAMGARPVALLDSLRFGPLDDVRTRRLRDGVVAGIAHYGNAIGVPTVGGETHCDPAYTENPLVNVACVGVLPTHRLQRSAAAGPGNAVVYVGARTGRDGIGGAAFASDELGAQAAQDDRAAVQIGDPFAGKLLIEATLEALETGAVVALQDMGAAGLTCAAAEMAARGAVGMTIWVDRVPRREAGMTPEEVMLSESQERMLLVVQRSRSEEVAAIYRRWGLVAETIGEVSAEPVLRVYDRDELVAEIPPTALADAPTYAVPEREPQVRRRLREADLDALPPSDPGEALTALLRSPGIASKRTVYTQYDHMVQINTVVGPGSDAAVLRIKEAPPLGVGISVDGCGRVAHLDPWAGGARAVCEAALNVACAGARPVAVTDGLNFGSPRRPEVAWEMHGVVRGIADACGALGLPVVSGNVSLYNESGEKPIHPTPIVAVLGVLADVAKAVPTGFQAPGDWIVLVGSHAVCLGASEYLRVVHGRLAGAPQRPDLELHARLVNLLVDCAQAGLLRSAHDVSDGGLAVALAEACMHGGVGAVCALADEGRRADDVLFSEGPSRVLVSVAPDRYKAFCECCAAHGVPIRSIGWTGGDRLRIEAPGAVVDLTVGDLRAAWEPSS
- the purQ gene encoding phosphoribosylformylglycinamidine synthase subunit PurQ, which gives rise to MNFGRPTFAVITFPGSNCDRDCEYVLRDVVKIPVRSVWHEETDLSDFDAVVLPGGFSYGDYLRAGAIASVSPIVSAVRAFAAGGGLVLGICNGFQILLEAGLLPGAMLPNHTATFRCEWVHVRVERSDTPFTLNYGEGQVVRMPIAHGEGNYFADPLTLTALEARRGVVFRYVDANGRASEAANPNGALHNIAGVCSAAGNVLGLMPHPERCTEAVLGSEDGRAVFESMVRWLTASGDCAPRPAVAASGTRREKAR
- the purF gene encoding amidophosphoribosyltransferase; the protein is MTSFCRVANIGGVDKPREECGVFGISVPGRQAAPYVHLGLLALQHRGQESAGIATCDAGGMHVHKGMGLVAQVFDEARLGAMPGSFGVGHVRYSTMGSAVLANAQPIVVPSRWGAIAVAHNGNLTNAAALRADLEARGVPFFATSDTEVLAQSIATAPEETLRDAIRYAMRRLEGAYTVVMLGGGVLFGFRDARAIRPLVLGRMEGGWAIASETCAFDHIGASFVREIEPGELVAASGEDLWAEAVLPADRVAHCVFEYIYFARPDTVIAGRNVHETRLRMGRILAREHPAEADVVIPVPDSGTSAALGYAEGAGLPFELGLVKNRYVGRTFIDPDPRQRDQGVRVKLNPVRERVRGRRVVLVDDSIVRGTTSGKIVRTLREAGAREVHVRISSPPIRWPCFYGVDTSSRRQLIASRLSVDAIRDEIGADSLGYLSQRGLVAALALPDDRLCMACLDGHYPTRVPLEAEAGRAALEQPAAAEPG
- the purM gene encoding phosphoribosylformylglycinamidine cyclo-ligase, whose translation is MQELTYRQTGVDPEEKSELLRRVLSRIRATFTPYVVGDIGHFGGFVRMPSARDPVLVASIDGVGTKTRVATLTGDHATIGHDVVSHCLNDLAVAGAAPLLFLDYVAASHLLPEVFEALMAGMTDACRRYGAALVGGETAQMPGVYEPGAYDVVGTAVGVVERDRILDGRAIRPDDVLIGLASDGAHTNGYTLARAALLREEGDARTFEPTLGATRGEALMRPHRCYAPALLAALAEFSGALTGAAHITGGGIPGNLFRILPKGCRAHVCASWDVPPLFGLIARAGPVGRDEMFRTFNMGVGLVVVVRPADADTVAEFFAAHGERPFPIGEVRRGVRGVEIFHPYDAG
- the purH gene encoding bifunctional phosphoribosylaminoimidazolecarboxamide formyltransferase/IMP cyclohydrolase — encoded protein: MSRRALISVTDKTGLVEFAQGLVDVEFEIVSTGGTAAALRHAGLPVRQVCDVTNFPEILEGRVKTLHPAIHAGILARPTDGHLSQLAAHGIETIDLVAVNLYDFEGAARRGVPWEEMVEQIDVGGPAMIRAAAKNCERVTVVTDPSQYPTVLAEIRAHGTTSQQTRYRLAAEAFSRTALYDTAIARALADRLDLGPFPPALVVGWTKVADLWYGENPHQAAAFYRDPHERGGLATADQLSGKPLSYNNILDADAALGAVSEFGEPACVVVKHTNPCGCAVAASLVEAFKGALRGDPVSAFGGVVACNRPVDAATAQAMREVFLEVVVAPAFEAEALEVLRAKKNLRLLAVGELSSSAGLQIRSVGGGVLVQEPDARLLDPAALRVVTSRHPTSSEWEDLHFAWAVCKHTKSNAIVLARGREVVGVGAGQMSRVDSVRLATAKAGERARGAVLASDGFFPFPDGVEEAVRSGVVGIVQPGGSVRDAEVIAAAERAGCAMVLTGVRHFRH
- the purN gene encoding phosphoribosylglycinamide formyltransferase, which codes for MDRTAPEPFTQDRRPEEPEGRVRLGVLVSGNGTNLQAILDASTDPDFPAEVVVVVSDRPGAYALTRARRAGVGAYVVPREAFSDRASFEERITEILERHAVEVVCLAGFLRILSPVFVERFCGRILNIHPALLPTFGGKGMYGERVHRAVLASGVTHSGCTVHFVTADVDAGPVILQATVPVLPDDTAASLARRVAAQEHRIYPEAIRIVARRVRAATT